Proteins encoded together in one Miscanthus floridulus cultivar M001 chromosome 16, ASM1932011v1, whole genome shotgun sequence window:
- the LOC136513096 gene encoding xylan O-acetyltransferase 5-like, with protein sequence MRIPRRKGGAGPLAVGVPSRRVQVAAVFALAALLGVSVLYDSAHIAASLRRHGGLTNYAKLSSSDNDGATAVSSVAMEEAAAAAVDALAPPARAAELAPVDGADRADPTPHERQEEGAAKPGATAGSSLQDAPLIEEAVQGGSGGHGDGGAQEQSPGTCDLYKGRWVYDESRAPLYKESDCSFLTEQVTCTRNGRRDDDYQKWRWQPDGCDLPRFEAKLLLEKLRNKRLMFVGDSLNRNQWESMVCLVQSEAPWDKKSLVKNGSLNVFHLQEYNATVEFYWAPFLVESNSDDPDIHSISDRMIKPTSIAKHAANWEGVDYLIFNTYIWWMNTPQMKTLHGGSFSRKHVKYDEIERVEAYRKVLKTWSRWVEAHIDPKRTTVLFMSVSPVHMQSEGWGSPNAIKCFSETQPAINYTKKLEVGTDWDLFATAQRLTRSMKKVPVHFINITAMSEIRKDAHTSVHTLRQGKLLTAEQKANPRKFADCIHWCLPGVPDTWNEFVYGHIMSSPPPLQQITEDQPHR encoded by the exons ATGCGGATCCCGCGGCGGAAGGGCGGGGCCGGGCCGCTCGCTGTCGGGGTGCCCAGCAGGCGGGTGCAGGTGGCCGCGGTCTTCGCGCTCGCCGCGCTGCTGGGGGTCTCCGTGCTCTACGACAGCGCCCACATCGCCGCCTCCCTGCGGAGGCACGGCGGCCTGACGAACTACGCCAAGCTCTCCTCCTCCGACAACGACGGCGCCACCGCCGTCTCCAGCGTCGCGATG gaggaggcggcggcggcggccgtagACGCGCTCGCGCCGCCGGCGCGGGCGGCGGAGTTGGCGCCAGTTGACGGCGCGGATCGGGCCGACCCGACCCCGCACGAGCGGCAGGAGGAGGGCGCAGCGAAGCCTGGAGCGACGGCCGGGAGCTCCCTGCAGGACGCGCCGCTGATCGAGGAGGCGGTGCAGGGAGGGAGCGGAggccacggcgacggcggcgcgcaGGAGCAGTCCCCGGGGACCTGTGACCTGTACAAGGGCCGCTGGGTGTACGACGAGTCCCGCGCGCCGCTGTACAAGGAGTCCGACTGCAGCTTCCTCACGGAGCAGGTCACCTGCACGCGCAACGGCCGCCGCGACGACGACTACCAGAAGTGGCGCTGGCAGCCCGACGGCTGCGACCTCCCCAG ATTTGAAGCTAAGTTGCTTCTGGAGAAGCTGAGGAACAAAAGACTGATGTTTGTGGGGGATTCTTTGAATCGGAACCAGTGGGAGTCCATGGTGTGCCTGGTACAGTCAGAGGCTCCATGGGACAAAAAATCTCTTGTCAAAAATGGTTCTCTTAATGTGTTCCATCTTCAG GAGTACAATGCAACAGTTGAGTTCTATTGGGCTCCTTTCCTTGTGGAGTCAAACTCAGATGACCCAGACATTCATAGCATCAGTGACCGCATGATCAAGCCAACATCGATCGCGAAGCATGCAGCAAATTGGGAAGGGGTGGACTACCTGATCTTCAATACTTACATTTGGTGGATGAACACACCACAGATGAAAACTTT GCATGGTGGATCTTTTTCAAGGAAACATGTTAAGTATGATGAAATAGAACGTGTCGAGGCATACCGGAAGGTCCTCAAGACATGGTCTAGATGGGTAGAGGCGCACATAGATCCCAAGAGAACAACGGTCCTTTTCATGAGTGTGTCACCAGTACATATGCA GAGTGAAGGTTGGGGCAGCCCCAATGCCATAAAATGCTTCTCCGAGACACAGCCAGCAATCAACTACACGAAAAAATTGGAGGTGGGCACGGATTGGGATCTCTTCGCGACTGCTCAGCGCTTGACGAGGTCGATGAAGAAGGTACCGGTGCACTTCATCAACATAACTGCGATGTCGGAGATCCGCAAGGATGCGCACACCTCTGTGCACACCCTGCGGCAGGGGAAGCTGCTGACGGCGGAGCAGAAGGCGAACCCAAGGAAGTTCGCGGATTGCATCCACTGGTGCCTCCCTGGTGTGCCGGACACGTGGAATGAGTTTGTTTATGGTCATATCATGTCGAGCCCGCCGCCGCTGCAGCAGATAACCGAGGATCAACCTCACAGATGA